Proteins encoded within one genomic window of Flavobacterium gilvum:
- a CDS encoding OmpA family protein — MKNITVLSLTILNLFSFCFYAQQAKVSRADKKYDNYAYIDAIKTYERMAEKGYQSPDMFQKLGNAYFFNAEYDQAAKWYDQLFALKTDVDPVYYYRYAYCLRSAGDTKKADEMLKIYNEKTGNTAKPQSGKTVNYMDQIKANSGRYKVKDAGINSPYSDYGSSFRNGNKLVFTSARDTGSLGQRRHSWTDQYFTNLYESNLTGDSLIPASPVKFDKSVKSRFHEASAIFSKDGKKMYFTRNNYLEGKKGKDGNKVTLVKIYKAELVNDSWDHITELPFNSNNYSCAHPALSSDEKTLYFASDMPGTIGQSDLYKVAINDDGSFGTPQNLGNVINTSGKETFPFVTNENELYFSSDTHPGLGGLDVFLARINPDGTFDEVENVGDGVNSSKDDFAYLIDTKSRIGFFSSNRSGGKGFDDIYQFLETRRLKPKCKPELYGVVTELTTGQVMPNSKVTLFDEMHKAIANMDTDDKGFYSFTNLEFKKTYSVRAEKEDYSTAEKTVTLSTEECKNELNIAFEKALCKVAVGDDLGKCFGIKWIYFDFDKAIITKVAELDLAKILDVMAQYPNMKIDIRSHTDSRGSDKYNEALSERRAKSTKDWLIKNGIAPNRLSSKGYGETKLVNRCSDGVQCTEDEHQQNRRSEFIIMAL, encoded by the coding sequence ATGAAAAACATTACAGTACTATCCCTAACGATACTCAATCTTTTTTCGTTTTGCTTTTATGCACAACAGGCAAAAGTATCGAGAGCAGACAAAAAATATGATAATTACGCCTATATTGACGCTATAAAAACGTATGAAAGAATGGCTGAAAAAGGATATCAGTCACCAGATATGTTTCAAAAATTAGGTAATGCATATTTCTTCAACGCTGAATATGATCAGGCGGCAAAATGGTATGATCAGTTATTTGCTTTAAAAACAGATGTTGATCCTGTGTACTATTATAGATATGCTTACTGCCTTAGATCTGCTGGCGATACCAAAAAAGCAGATGAAATGCTTAAAATTTATAATGAGAAAACAGGAAATACAGCTAAGCCACAATCCGGCAAAACAGTAAATTATATGGATCAGATTAAAGCAAATTCTGGTCGATATAAAGTAAAAGATGCAGGAATTAATTCCCCTTATTCTGATTATGGAAGTTCGTTCCGCAACGGAAACAAATTAGTTTTTACTTCGGCAAGAGATACCGGAAGCTTAGGACAAAGAAGACACAGTTGGACCGACCAATATTTTACGAATCTGTATGAATCAAACTTAACCGGAGATTCATTAATTCCTGCCAGTCCAGTCAAATTTGATAAAAGCGTAAAATCAAGATTTCATGAAGCCAGCGCAATATTTTCAAAAGATGGCAAAAAAATGTATTTCACAAGAAATAATTATTTGGAAGGAAAAAAAGGCAAAGACGGCAATAAAGTTACTTTGGTAAAAATTTACAAAGCTGAACTAGTGAATGATTCCTGGGATCATATTACAGAATTGCCTTTTAATAGCAACAATTACAGCTGTGCCCACCCTGCGCTGAGTTCAGATGAAAAAACATTGTATTTTGCATCAGATATGCCTGGGACTATTGGCCAATCAGACCTTTACAAGGTTGCTATCAACGATGATGGCTCTTTTGGAACCCCGCAAAATTTAGGAAACGTAATCAATACTTCCGGAAAAGAAACATTCCCATTTGTAACCAATGAAAATGAACTTTATTTTTCTTCAGATACACATCCCGGACTTGGGGGTCTCGACGTTTTTCTTGCCAGAATAAATCCTGATGGAACTTTTGATGAAGTCGAAAATGTGGGAGATGGTGTCAATTCTTCAAAAGATGATTTTGCCTACCTGATTGACACAAAAAGTAGAATTGGATTTTTCTCATCCAATAGAAGCGGCGGAAAAGGTTTCGATGATATTTATCAATTTTTAGAAACCAGAAGGTTAAAACCAAAATGTAAACCTGAATTATATGGAGTTGTAACTGAATTGACTACCGGACAGGTTATGCCAAATTCTAAAGTTACTCTCTTTGACGAAATGCACAAAGCAATCGCAAATATGGATACAGACGACAAAGGATTTTACTCATTTACAAATCTGGAATTCAAAAAAACATATAGCGTAAGAGCTGAAAAAGAAGATTATAGCACAGCAGAAAAAACAGTAACACTTTCAACAGAAGAATGTAAAAACGAATTGAATATTGCTTTCGAAAAAGCATTGTGTAAAGTTGCTGTTGGTGATGATTTGGGTAAATGTTTCGGTATTAAGTGGATTTATTTTGACTTTGACAAAGCCATTATTACAAAAGTAGCAGAATTAGATTTAGCAAAAATATTAGATGTAATGGCTCAATATCCAAATATGAAAATCGACATCCGTTCCCATACCGATAGTCGAGGTTCAGACAAATACAATGAAGCTTTATCAGAGAGAAGAGCAAAATCTACCAAAGATTGGTTAATTAAAAATGGTATTGCTCCAAATAGATTGAGCAGCAAAGGTTATGGAGAAACTAAATTAGTTAACCGCTGTTCTGATGGAGTACAATGTACAGAAGATGAACACCAGCAAAATAGACGTAGCGAATTTATTATCATGGCTCTATAA
- a CDS encoding CAP domain-containing protein — MKSNILRLSFFVAILSFMVSCTADDSSSTDNSPSSALVTNYEYSPVELETMALINDYRASKGLNRLEKINYISYKSEEHDNYMIANNVVNHDDFDARSTNIIKVLKAKQVSENIAYNYNSAKGAFDAWLLSESHRKNIEGDYTNFGISVRENPTTGKKYYTNIFVKI, encoded by the coding sequence ATGAAATCGAATATACTTCGTTTGTCTTTCTTTGTGGCAATTTTGAGTTTTATGGTTTCGTGTACAGCTGATGATAGTTCATCTACAGATAACTCTCCTAGCTCAGCACTTGTTACGAACTATGAATATAGTCCCGTTGAATTGGAAACAATGGCTTTGATAAATGATTACCGAGCAAGTAAAGGCTTAAATCGTTTAGAAAAAATTAACTATATTTCTTATAAATCTGAAGAGCATGATAATTATATGATAGCCAATAACGTTGTAAACCATGACGATTTTGACGCTCGTTCCACAAATATCATAAAAGTTTTGAAAGCAAAACAGGTGAGTGAAAACATAGCTTATAATTACAATAGTGCGAAAGGTGCTTTTGATGCTTGGCTACTTAGCGAAAGCCACAGAAAAAACATTGAAGGCGATTATACTAATTTTGGTATCTCAGTTAGAGAGAATCCTACTACTGGTAAAAAATATTATACAAATATCTTCGTGAAGATATAA
- the pdxH gene encoding pyridoxamine 5'-phosphate oxidase — MSDLSNYRKSYEKSELLESSIPDDPINLFNRWFHEVENFDGAGEVNAMTVSTIGIDGFPKSRVVLLKKFNEEGFIFYTNYNSEKGRAIANNPNVCLSFFWESLERQVIIKGIAQKTSENISDGYFESRPDGSKLGAVVSNQSEVIPSRNYLEENLNQLEKDFEGKEIPRPKHWGGFLVTPLEVEFWQGRPNRLHDRIRYKLQEDYSWSISRLAP, encoded by the coding sequence ATGAGTGATTTAAGTAATTATAGAAAATCGTATGAAAAGAGTGAATTATTGGAATCTTCAATTCCTGATGATCCAATAAACCTTTTTAATAGATGGTTTCATGAAGTAGAAAATTTTGATGGAGCAGGTGAGGTGAATGCCATGACTGTTTCTACAATAGGTATTGATGGTTTTCCAAAGTCACGTGTTGTATTACTGAAAAAGTTTAACGAAGAAGGTTTTATTTTTTATACCAATTATAATTCTGAAAAGGGTAGGGCTATAGCCAATAACCCAAATGTATGTCTTTCTTTTTTTTGGGAAAGTTTGGAGCGCCAAGTGATTATTAAAGGAATTGCCCAAAAAACTTCTGAAAATATATCTGATGGTTATTTTGAGTCAAGACCGGACGGCAGCAAACTTGGAGCGGTTGTTTCTAACCAGAGTGAAGTTATTCCTTCTCGAAATTATCTTGAAGAAAATTTAAATCAATTGGAAAAAGATTTTGAAGGAAAAGAGATTCCGCGTCCAAAACATTGGGGAGGATTTTTGGTAACTCCCTTAGAAGTAGAGTTTTGGCAAGGAAGACCTAATCGTTTACATGATAGAATACGTTATAAACTTCAGGAAGATTATTCTTGGAGCATTTCTCGTCTTGCGCCATAA
- a CDS encoding ribonuclease Z: MKLTILGCYAATPRTLTNPTSQVLEIKNRLFLIDCGEGTQVQLRKIKLKFSKINNVFISHLHGDHFFGLIGLISTFALLGRTTDLHIYAPKGVKEIIDLQLRLSNSWTNYQLVFHELESKESEVIFEDDKVIVKTIPLKHRIYTNGFLFQEKVGERRLDFNAVKDYEIETCYFQNIKNGKDITLDDGRIIANDKLSLDPVPALSYAFCSDTKYHEGIIPLIENVSVLYHESTFLQSEETLAQKTMHSTAKEAARIALKANAKQLILGHYSTRYDSIDLFKSEAETIFKEVYLADDGKNFEFNF, from the coding sequence TTGAAACTCACCATATTAGGCTGTTATGCCGCTACTCCGCGTACATTAACCAATCCCACTTCTCAGGTTTTAGAAATAAAAAACAGACTTTTTTTGATTGACTGTGGGGAAGGGACACAAGTGCAATTGCGAAAAATTAAACTGAAATTTTCAAAAATCAATAATGTCTTCATTTCTCATTTACATGGTGACCACTTTTTTGGATTGATTGGTTTGATTTCTACATTTGCCCTTTTGGGGCGCACTACCGATTTACATATTTATGCACCAAAAGGTGTGAAAGAAATAATTGATTTGCAATTGCGTTTGTCTAATTCGTGGACAAATTATCAATTGGTTTTTCATGAATTGGAATCAAAAGAGAGCGAAGTTATTTTTGAAGATGATAAAGTAATAGTAAAAACGATTCCGTTAAAACATCGCATTTACACCAATGGCTTTTTATTTCAGGAAAAAGTTGGTGAACGAAGACTTGATTTTAATGCGGTAAAGGATTATGAAATTGAGACTTGTTATTTTCAGAACATAAAAAACGGAAAAGATATAACTCTGGACGATGGTCGTATTATTGCAAACGATAAGTTGTCCTTAGACCCTGTTCCTGCTTTGAGTTATGCATTTTGTTCAGATACAAAATATCATGAAGGTATTATTCCTTTGATTGAAAATGTGAGCGTTTTGTATCACGAATCTACGTTTTTGCAATCTGAAGAAACATTGGCACAAAAAACAATGCATTCTACAGCCAAAGAAGCTGCCAGAATTGCCTTGAAAGCCAATGCAAAACAATTAATTTTGGGGCATTATTCAACTCGTTACGATAGTATTGATTTGTTTAAAAGTGAAGCCGAAACAATTTTTAAAGAAGTTTATTTGGCGGATGATGGTAAAAATTTTGAATTTAATTTTTAA
- a CDS encoding aspartate carbamoyltransferase catalytic subunit, translated as MSELSVNHLLGIKYINENDINLIFETADHFKEVINRPIKKVPSLRDITIANIFFENSTRTKLSFELAQKRLSADVISFSAAQSSVKKGETLIDTVNNILSMKVDMVVMRHSNPGAAYFLSKNVKASIVNAGDGAHEHPTQALLDSYSIREKLGDVAGKKVVIVGDILHSRVALSNIYALQMQGAQVKVCGPKTLIPRYIESLGVTVESDLRKALEWCDVANMLRVQNERMDVNFFPSTREYAQQYGVDKTLLDSLNKEIVIMHPGPINRGVEITSDVADSQQSVILNQVENGVAIRMAVIYLLASKIQ; from the coding sequence ATGAGCGAATTAAGTGTAAATCATTTATTGGGGATTAAATATATTAATGAAAATGATATTAACCTGATTTTTGAAACCGCCGATCATTTTAAAGAAGTAATCAACCGCCCAATAAAGAAAGTTCCTTCGTTGCGGGATATTACGATTGCCAATATTTTCTTTGAAAACAGTACGCGTACAAAATTATCATTTGAACTTGCTCAAAAACGTTTATCTGCAGATGTTATCAGTTTTTCGGCTGCACAGTCTTCTGTGAAGAAGGGAGAAACTTTGATAGATACAGTCAATAATATACTTTCGATGAAAGTAGATATGGTGGTCATGCGACATTCAAATCCGGGTGCTGCTTATTTTTTATCAAAAAATGTAAAGGCAAGTATCGTAAATGCTGGAGATGGAGCTCATGAACATCCTACACAAGCTTTATTGGACAGTTATTCGATTAGAGAAAAACTAGGAGATGTTGCCGGAAAAAAAGTGGTTATTGTCGGTGATATTTTGCATTCAAGAGTAGCACTTTCCAATATTTATGCTTTGCAAATGCAAGGTGCCCAAGTTAAGGTTTGCGGACCAAAAACCTTGATTCCAAGATATATTGAATCACTTGGAGTAACAGTTGAATCGGATTTGCGTAAAGCGCTAGAATGGTGTGATGTAGCAAATATGTTGAGAGTACAAAATGAACGTATGGATGTGAATTTTTTTCCTTCAACAAGAGAATACGCTCAGCAATATGGAGTAGATAAAACTTTGTTGGATTCGCTCAATAAAGAGATTGTAATTATGCATCCCGGACCTATAAATCGTGGTGTAGAAATTACAAGTGATGTGGCCGATTCGCAGCAATCGGTGATTTTAAATCAGGTAGAAAATGGGGTTGCCATCAGAATGGCAGTTATCTATCTTTTGGCTTCAAAAATTCAGTAA
- the pyrR gene encoding bifunctional pyr operon transcriptional regulator/uracil phosphoribosyltransferase PyrR, whose protein sequence is MSQKVLLTSKEVNIILHRLACQLIEKHLDFSDTVLIGIQPRGTFLAERLKELLEKEYHISDVSLGYLDITFFRDDFRRTNKPLEANKTQIDFLVEDKKVIFIDDVLYTGRSIRAALTAIQSFGRPSGIELLALIDRRFSRDLPIQPDYRGRQVDAINGEKVKVCWVEQDGEDGVYMVTN, encoded by the coding sequence ATGAGTCAAAAAGTATTGCTCACTTCAAAAGAAGTCAATATCATTCTGCATCGTTTGGCCTGTCAGTTAATCGAGAAACACCTTGATTTTTCGGATACTGTTTTGATTGGGATTCAACCTAGAGGGACATTTTTGGCGGAGCGTTTAAAAGAGTTATTAGAAAAAGAATATCATATTTCGGATGTTTCTTTGGGGTATTTGGATATCACTTTTTTTAGAGATGATTTCCGCAGAACCAATAAACCTTTGGAAGCCAATAAAACCCAAATCGATTTTTTGGTAGAAGATAAAAAAGTAATTTTTATCGATGATGTACTGTACACCGGTCGTAGTATTCGTGCGGCTTTGACAGCTATTCAGTCTTTTGGGAGACCTTCGGGAATCGAATTACTGGCATTGATTGATCGCCGTTTTAGCAGAGATTTACCAATTCAGCCCGATTATCGTGGGCGTCAGGTTGATGCAATCAATGGCGAAAAAGTGAAAGTGTGCTGGGTTGAGCAAGATGGAGAAGATGGAGTTTACATGGTTACTAACTAA
- a CDS encoding WxcM-like domain-containing protein, translating into MSKIEVIKGEIFNDYRGRICSMNHFRFGEVERYYFIHHLDTDVIRGWHGHQFEKKWFQCVKGAFTLAFVEIDDWDNPSKDLKAEIFHLSESESQIICLPMGYANCIKATQKDSVLMVFSGKRVPEAYEDSWRYEADNWVDWSKY; encoded by the coding sequence ATGAGTAAGATTGAAGTAATTAAAGGCGAGATTTTTAATGATTATCGTGGTAGAATTTGCTCCATGAACCATTTTAGGTTTGGTGAAGTGGAACGGTATTATTTTATCCATCATCTAGATACTGATGTGATTAGAGGCTGGCATGGACACCAATTCGAAAAGAAATGGTTTCAGTGTGTAAAAGGGGCTTTTACATTGGCTTTTGTTGAAATTGATGATTGGGATAATCCTTCGAAGGATTTGAAAGCTGAAATTTTTCATCTTTCCGAATCCGAAAGTCAAATTATTTGCTTACCAATGGGGTATGCCAATTGTATTAAAGCAACTCAAAAAGACAGTGTATTAATGGTGTTTTCCGGAAAAAGAGTTCCAGAGGCTTATGAGGATTCTTGGCGTTATGAGGCAGATAATTGGGTAGATTGGTCGAAATATTAA
- a CDS encoding ABC-F family ATP-binding cassette domain-containing protein — translation MLTVNNLSVQFGKRILFDEVNTTFTHGNVYGVIGANGAGKSTFLKIISGDIDPTSGHIHLEPGKRMSVLNQNHNMFDEHTVLETVLMGNKVLYAVKTEMDALYLDYNDANADRIGELQVQFEEMNGWNADSDAAAMLSNLGITEENHYTLMADLEGKMKVRVLLAQALFGNPDLLIMDEPTNDLDFETIGWLENFLANYENTVIVVSHDRHFLDAVCTHISDIDFGKINHYSGNYTFWYESSQLAAKQRAQQNKKAEEKKQELEEFIRRFSANVAKSKQATSRKKMISKLNISEIKPSSRRYPAIIFDQDREAGDQILNVQNLSASIDGETLFKGVDLNMAKGDKIVLFSKDSRATTAFYEILNGNQKPDSGEFDWGITTNQAYLPAENHSYFENDLTLVDWLRQWAKTEEERDEVYIRGFLGKMIFSGEEALKTSRVLSGGEKVRCMLSRMMMERANILMLDEPTNHLDLESITAFNNSLKNYKGSVIFTTHDHEFAQTVGNRVVELTPNGVIDRYMTFDEYLDDEKIQEQRKKMYS, via the coding sequence ATGTTAACAGTCAATAATTTATCAGTTCAGTTTGGCAAAAGAATTTTGTTTGACGAAGTAAATACAACCTTCACTCACGGAAATGTTTATGGAGTTATTGGAGCCAACGGGGCTGGAAAATCTACTTTTCTAAAAATAATTTCAGGCGATATCGACCCAACTTCAGGTCATATTCATTTGGAACCAGGAAAACGTATGTCGGTTTTAAACCAAAACCACAATATGTTTGATGAACATACAGTGCTGGAAACCGTGCTGATGGGGAACAAAGTTTTGTATGCTGTAAAAACGGAAATGGATGCTCTTTATTTGGATTATAATGATGCAAATGCGGACAGAATAGGGGAGTTGCAGGTTCAATTTGAAGAAATGAACGGTTGGAATGCCGACTCGGATGCGGCTGCCATGTTGTCTAACTTAGGAATCACAGAAGAGAATCATTATACATTAATGGCGGATTTGGAAGGAAAAATGAAAGTGAGAGTACTTTTGGCTCAAGCCTTGTTTGGAAATCCTGATTTGTTAATTATGGATGAGCCTACCAACGATTTGGATTTTGAAACTATCGGTTGGTTGGAAAATTTCTTGGCAAACTATGAAAATACAGTAATTGTGGTTTCCCATGACCGTCACTTTTTGGATGCAGTTTGTACACATATTTCGGATATTGATTTTGGAAAAATAAACCACTATTCAGGAAATTACACTTTTTGGTACGAGTCAAGCCAATTAGCGGCAAAACAACGTGCGCAACAAAACAAAAAAGCTGAAGAAAAGAAACAGGAATTGGAAGAATTTATTCGTCGTTTTTCTGCGAATGTGGCCAAATCGAAACAAGCTACTTCTCGTAAAAAAATGATTTCCAAATTAAACATTTCCGAAATTAAACCTTCAAGCCGTCGTTATCCTGCCATTATTTTTGATCAGGATCGTGAAGCTGGGGACCAAATTTTGAATGTACAAAACTTAAGTGCTTCGATTGACGGTGAAACTTTGTTTAAAGGAGTAGATTTGAATATGGCCAAAGGCGATAAAATTGTTCTTTTCTCAAAAGATTCCCGTGCTACAACAGCATTTTATGAAATACTAAACGGAAACCAAAAACCAGATTCTGGTGAATTTGATTGGGGTATCACTACAAATCAAGCCTATTTGCCAGCAGAAAACCATTCGTATTTTGAAAATGATTTAACATTGGTTGATTGGTTACGTCAATGGGCGAAAACGGAAGAAGAGCGTGACGAAGTTTACATTAGAGGTTTCCTTGGAAAAATGATTTTCTCTGGAGAAGAAGCTTTAAAAACAAGCCGAGTTTTGTCAGGAGGAGAAAAAGTTCGTTGTATGTTGTCCCGAATGATGATGGAACGCGCCAATATCTTGATGCTGGACGAACCTACGAATCACTTGGATTTGGAATCGATTACGGCTTTTAACAACTCATTGAAAAATTATAAAGGTTCGGTTATTTTTACAACACATGACCACGAATTTGCTCAAACTGTTGGTAACCGCGTGGTTGAATTGACTCCAAATGGCGTTATCGACCGCTACATGACTTTTGATGAATACCTTGATGATGAAAAAATCCAAGAACAAAGAAAGAAAATGTATTCTTAA
- a CDS encoding GH92 family glycosyl hydrolase — MNKNLKSAFITMAAFCCLQMHSQSAKQNLTQYVDPFIGTGFHGHVFMGANVPFGAVQLGPVNISQGWDWCSGYHYSDPTIIGFSHTHLSGTGIGELGDVLFMSAVGKINLKKGTAKDMENGYISSFDHKDEVAKPGYYSVILKKNGIKAEMTASERVGFQKYTFPASDQSHIILDLVEGIGWDRAANTYIRVKNDTLIEGYRFSKGWAVDQRIYFTAILSKPAKKIQLYNNTKEMINKVVMGDSAKAVIQFSTSKDEVIKIKVGISAVSAENALMNIKKEIPGWNFEKVAATADEKWNKELNKIAVKTNDNAKMKTFYTAFYHTMIAPSIYNDSNGDYYGTDKQVHRSAGFTNLTTFSLWDTYRGANPLFTITQEERVSDIVNSMLAIYKESGHLPVWHLMGNETYCMPGNSAIQIVVDAYLKGIKGIDGELAFEAVKATAMQDDRGLNYVKTLGYIPADKLKESVAIGMEYAIADGAIAMMAKKMGKTEDYNYFFKRSKAYQKYYDASTTFVRGKVSDTEWRTPFDPFKSAHMKDDFTEGNAWQYTWLVPHDVEGLIAMLGGEKKFTNKLDNLFTAKGDMGAEASNDITGLIGQYAHGNEPSHHITYMYNFVGQPWKTAEKVRYIIDNLYSDKPDGLCGNEDVGQMSAWYVWSAMGMYSVNPFNGVYVFGSPSMDESVLNLANGKSFSVKAVNNSPKNIYIQKATLNGKDYTKSYILHSDIMKGGELIFTMGATPSKSWGTSIKDRPYSIEVKK; from the coding sequence ATGAATAAAAATTTAAAATCCGCATTTATTACAATGGCAGCTTTTTGTTGTTTGCAAATGCACAGTCAGTCGGCCAAACAAAATTTAACACAATATGTAGATCCTTTCATTGGAACCGGATTCCACGGTCACGTTTTCATGGGGGCAAATGTGCCTTTTGGTGCCGTTCAGCTGGGTCCTGTGAATATTTCACAGGGTTGGGATTGGTGTTCTGGATATCATTATTCAGATCCTACAATTATTGGGTTTTCGCACACACATTTGAGCGGAACAGGAATTGGAGAGCTTGGAGATGTTCTATTTATGTCTGCTGTTGGTAAAATCAATTTGAAAAAAGGAACTGCCAAAGACATGGAGAATGGTTATATTTCTTCATTTGACCATAAGGACGAAGTTGCAAAACCAGGCTATTATTCGGTTATTTTGAAAAAGAACGGAATAAAAGCCGAAATGACGGCTTCTGAAAGAGTAGGATTCCAAAAATATACATTTCCGGCTTCGGATCAATCCCATATTATTTTGGATTTGGTTGAGGGAATCGGTTGGGACAGAGCTGCCAATACGTATATCCGTGTAAAAAATGACACTTTGATCGAAGGGTATCGTTTTTCAAAAGGCTGGGCTGTGGACCAACGTATTTATTTTACAGCAATTTTGTCAAAACCCGCAAAGAAAATCCAATTGTACAATAATACAAAAGAGATGATTAATAAAGTGGTTATGGGAGACAGCGCCAAAGCGGTAATTCAATTTTCTACTTCAAAAGACGAAGTCATCAAAATCAAAGTGGGGATTTCTGCGGTGAGTGCCGAAAATGCATTAATGAACATCAAGAAAGAAATTCCTGGCTGGAATTTTGAAAAAGTTGCCGCCACAGCAGATGAAAAATGGAACAAAGAATTGAACAAAATTGCGGTAAAAACAAATGATAATGCTAAAATGAAAACGTTCTATACCGCTTTCTATCATACGATGATTGCGCCCTCCATTTATAACGACAGCAATGGTGATTATTATGGAACGGACAAACAAGTACATAGATCGGCTGGTTTTACAAATTTGACGACTTTTTCTTTGTGGGATACTTATCGTGGTGCAAATCCATTGTTTACAATAACACAAGAGGAAAGAGTTTCGGATATTGTTAATTCGATGTTGGCGATTTACAAGGAATCTGGGCATCTTCCGGTTTGGCATTTGATGGGGAATGAAACCTATTGTATGCCGGGAAATAGTGCTATTCAAATTGTAGTCGATGCCTATTTGAAAGGAATAAAAGGAATTGACGGAGAATTAGCTTTTGAAGCGGTAAAAGCAACAGCAATGCAGGATGATCGCGGATTGAATTATGTAAAAACACTAGGGTATATTCCTGCAGATAAATTGAAGGAATCAGTAGCTATCGGAATGGAATATGCCATTGCAGACGGCGCAATTGCTATGATGGCTAAGAAGATGGGGAAAACCGAAGATTATAATTATTTCTTCAAACGTTCAAAAGCGTATCAAAAATATTATGATGCTTCAACAACTTTTGTCCGTGGGAAAGTGAGCGATACAGAATGGAGAACACCATTTGATCCGTTCAAATCGGCACATATGAAAGATGATTTTACCGAAGGAAATGCTTGGCAGTACACTTGGTTGGTACCTCATGATGTGGAAGGATTGATTGCTATGTTGGGAGGAGAAAAAAAGTTTACCAATAAACTGGATAATTTATTTACTGCAAAAGGAGATATGGGAGCCGAAGCTTCCAACGATATTACAGGGTTAATTGGTCAATACGCACACGGAAACGAGCCAAGCCACCACATCACGTATATGTACAATTTTGTGGGTCAGCCTTGGAAAACTGCTGAGAAAGTACGCTACATTATTGACAATTTATACAGTGATAAACCAGATGGACTTTGCGGAAATGAAGATGTTGGACAAATGTCGGCTTGGTATGTTTGGAGCGCGATGGGAATGTATTCTGTGAATCCTTTCAACGGGGTTTATGTCTTTGGAAGTCCATCAATGGATGAATCGGTGTTGAATTTGGCCAATGGCAAAAGTTTTTCTGTAAAAGCAGTAAACAATAGTCCGAAAAATATTTATATACAAAAAGCAACTTTGAACGGAAAAGACTATACTAAAAGTTATATCCTTCATTCGGATATTATGAAAGGTGGTGAATTGATTTTTACAATGGGTGCGACTCCTTCTAAAAGTTGGGGAACAAGTATAAAAGATAGACCTTATTCTATTGAAGTGAAAAAATAG